From Salvia splendens isolate huo1 chromosome 3, SspV2, whole genome shotgun sequence, a single genomic window includes:
- the LOC121794529 gene encoding putative ABC transporter C family member 15: protein MNSFLLMDVNLKLVDVAFCLLFLVWILWDSSGKRKEAGADEHFVRRERSSLSAKVNVLLSCVVGVSYIIYLLREFWESVNFPIDDIFSAIAWGCACMLAVYSVSIGKKRWPLLLILWWVVSSICSSVAVSFCCLRHFRHINEPKFVPKANTVDFAAMPLSLLMCLNALLNNTVKKKSDATRPLLSELESESGCESDPFSNAGIWSLLTFRWLNPLFHKGRCEKLQTEDVPPIPQSETADEASCLLEEFSRKQKTSMPSLSNAILYSIKTPLAINAVFAGVNTIASYIGPLLITTFVNFMSSNDENLKWHHGLILALIFFFAKNVESLSQRQWYFGARRLGIRVRAGLMALIYKKTLALKYGGTRSGKIINYVNVDVERIAEFCWHFHGIWLLPFQVTFALGILYNNLGAAPALAAFFTTIFVMISNTPLAKVQEKLHTKIMEARDSRIKATSESLKSMRVLKLHSWEPTFLKKLFHLRETERGFLKRYLYTSSAVTFLFWASPTLVSVVTFGVCVLLGTPLTSATVLSALATFRILQEPIYNLPELISMVAQTKVSIDRVQSFIREEDSKRLMHSHTSGAPGVAIEIEAAEFAWQDRDAKKPTIKITKKLRIMKGSKVAVCGSVGSGKTSFLCSILGEIPRVSGPSIETYGSKAFVLQSAWIQTGTVRDNVLFGKDMDRSFYENVVEACALNHDIEMWADGDLCVVGERGLNLSGGQKQRIQMARALYSNSDIYLLDDPFSAVDAHTGAHMFKKCLMQLLHDKTVVYVTHQLEFLDSSDLVLVMKDGRIVESGKYHDLVLNPDGELMKQMAAHHKSLDQVNPSKSNPPMKHRQSNSIEACEVKFIDLSRSNPVSKMCLYEEAESGRVKWHAYAAFVTAAYKGALVPITLLCHVLFQLLQMASNYWIAWASDREEIVTKQQLINMFALLSGASSLFVLGRAFLLSTIAIETSQCLFVRMMKSVFRAPLSFFDSTPSSRILNRSSTDQSIVDTDIPYRLAGLAFAIIQLLGIVALMCQVAWQIFFLFLVVFVVSIWYQAYYISTARELARMVPIQQAPILHHFSESIAGATVIRSFNQESRFWKTNVDLIDNYSHVAFYNAGTMEWLCVRINFLFNLVFFLLLVILVSLPRSAIDPSLAGLAATYGLNLNVLQAWVIWNLCNVENKMISVERILQFTGIQSEAPLVIEDHRPEMDWPRDGEINVENLHVQYHPDLPKVLKGVSCTFPGKKKIGVVGRTGSGKSTLIQALFRVVEPSQGRILIDGVDISKLGLQDLRSRLSIIPQDPTLFQGTLRMNLDPLEEHTDHEIWEVIHKCHLAKNVKQDERLLEAPVAEDGENWSVGQRQLVCLARVLLQRRRILVLDEATASVDTATDNLMQKTIREETNGCTVITVAHRIPTVVDNDLVLVLGEGKVVEYNSPSELLGDSSSAFSSLVMEFLRRSSITDNYQ from the exons ATGAATTCCTTTTTGTTAATGGATGTTAATCTGAAGTTGGTGGATGTGGCATTTTGCCTGCTGTTTTTGGTATGGATTTTGTGGGATTCATCCGGGAAAAGAAAAGAAGCTGGTGCTGATGAACATTTTGTGCGTAGAGAGAGGTCTTCACTCTCTGCCAAAGTTAATGTTCTATTGAGCTGTGTAGTAGGAGTTTCCTACATCATCTACTTGCTTCGTGAGTTTTGGGAGTCAGTGAATTTCCCTATTGATGACATCTTCTCTGCTATAGCTTGGGGTTGTGCATGCATGTTGGCTGTTTATTCTGTGAGCATAGGAAAGAAGAGGTGGCCTTTACTTCTCATTCTGTGGTGGGTCGTTTCGAGCATTTGCTCTTCGGTTGCAGTCTCCTTTTGCTGTCTCCGTCATTTTAGACACATAAATGAGCCTAAGTTTGTCCCAAAAGCCAACACGGTTGATTTTGCTGCTATGCCGTTGTCATTGCTGATGTGTTTGAATGCTCTACTTAACAATACTGTCAAGAAAAAGAGCGATGCAACGAGACCTTTGCTTTCAGAGCTGGAGAGCGAGTCAGGATGTGAGAGTGATCCTTTTTCCAATGCTGGGATTTGGAGTCTCCTCACATTCAGGTGGCTTAATCCTCTCTTTCACAAGGGCCGTTGTGAGAAGCTCCAAACAGAAGATGTACCACCAATTCCTCAATCAGAAACTGCAGATGAGGCTTCTTGTTTGCTCGAGGAGTTTTCCAGGAAGCAGAAGACTAGCATGCCCTCCCTGTCGAATGCCATACTCTACTCGATCAAGACGCCCCTCGCCATAAATGCGGTTTTTGCAG GAGTCAATACAATTGCTTCTTATATCGGTCCACTCCTAATTACAACATTCGTAAACTTTATGTCATCAAacgatgaaaatttgaaatggCATCATGGTTTGATTCTTGCACTGATCTTCTTCTTTGCGAAGAATGTGGAGTCACTATCTCAAAGGCAGTGGTACTTTGGTGCTCGTCGGCTTGGCATCAGGGTCAGGGCAGGTCTGATGGCATTGATATATAAGAAAACTCTGGCCTTGAAGTATGGTGGTACGAGAAGTGGTAAGATCATTAATTACGTCAACGTTGATGTTGAGAGGATTGCAGAGTTCTGTTGGCACTTCCATGGCATTTGGCTGCTCCCGTTTCAGGTCACCTTTGCCCTGGGCATCTTGTACAATAATTTAGGGGCAGCTCCCGCTCTTGCTGCTTTTTTCACCACCATATTTGTGATGATAAGCAACACGCCGCTTGCCAAAGTGCAAGAGAAACTCCATACAAAGATAATGGAAGCCAGGGATTCGCGGATAAAAGCTACTTCAGAGTCCCTGAAGAGCATGAGAGTCCTGAAGCTGCATTCATGGGAACCGACTTTTCTGAAAAAGCTATTCCATCTCAGGGAAACAGAAAGAGGTTTCTTGAAAAGGTACCTCTACACAAGCTCAGCTGTGACTTTTCTTTTCTGGGCTTCGCCAACATTGGTTTCAGTTGTCACCTTTGGGGTGTGTGTCTTGTTGGGGACGCCATTAACATCAGCCACAGTTCTCTCAGCTTTAGCCACTTTCCGAATTCTTCAAGAACCTATCTACAATCTGCCAGAGCTTATTTCGATGGTGGCTCAGACTAAAGTCTCAATTGATCGGGTGCAAAGTTTCATAAGGGAGGAAGATTCGAAGAGATTGATGCATAGTCATACTTCAGGTGCACCAGGTGTTGCCATCGAGATTGAAGCTGCCGAATTTGCATGGCAGGATAGAGATGCAAAAAAACCAACCATCAAGATAACAAAGAAGCTTAGAATCATGAAGGGGAGCAAGGTGGCTGTTTGCGGTTCAGTGGGCTCTGGTAAGACGAGTTTTCTCTGTAGTATACTCGGTGAAATACCTAGAGTATCTGGGCCAAGTATCGAAACTTATGGCTCAAAGGCTTTCGTGCTTCAAAGTGCTTGGATACAAACCGGTACTGTTAGAGACAACGTACTGTTTGGTAAGGATATGGATAGATCTTTCTATGAAAATGTGGTGGAAGCATGTGCGTTGAACCATGATATTGAGATGTGGGCTGATGGAGATTTATGTGTCGTGGGTGAGAGGGGGTTGAACTTGAGCGGAGGTCAGAAACAAAGAATTCAAATGGCAAGGGCGTTGTATAGCAACTCGGATATATATCTGCTCGATGATCCTTTTAGCGCTGTCGATGCACATACTGGGGCTCATATGTTCAAG AAATGTCTAATGCAACTCTTGCACGACAAGACCGTAGTCTATGTTACTCATCAGTTGGAGTTTTTAGATTCCTCTGACCTAGTATTG GTCATGAAAGATGGAAGAATTGTGGAATCAGGAAAGTACCATGATTTAGTTTTGAATCCTGATGGGGAACTGATGAAACAAATGGCAGCCCACCACAAATCTTTAGATCAAGTGAACCCTTCCAAGTCGAACCCCCCAATGAAGCACCGCCAGTCTAACAGCATAGAAGCTTGTGAAGTAAAATTTATCGACCTTAGTAGAAGCAACCCGGTTTCAAAGATGTGTCTGTACGAAGAAGCAGAGAGTGGGAGAGTAAAATGGCACGCATATGCAGCCTTTGTGACAGCTGCATATAAAGGAGCTCTTGTTCCAATCACCCTGTTATGTCATGTGCTTTTCCAGTTGTTGCAAATGGCTAGCAACTACTGGATTGCGTGGGCGTCAGATAGAGAAGAAATCGTTACAAAACAACAGTTGATTAATATGTTTGCTTTGCTCTCTGGTGCAAGCTCCTTGTTTGTTTTGGGAAGAGCATTTCTCTTGTCAACTATTGCCATAGAGACCTCTCAGTGTCTTTTCGTTCGAATGATGAAATCGGTGTTTCGTGCACCGTTGTCGTTCTTCGACTCCACCCCTTCAAGCCGAATCCTGAATCGA TCTTCAACAGATCAAAGCATAGTGGACACGGATATTCCATACCGGTTAGCTGGACTGGCCTTTGCGATTATCCAGCTATTAGGCATCGTTGCGCTCATGTGCCAAGTTGCCTGGcagatcttcttcctcttcctcgtgGTTTTTGTTGTCTCCATATGGTATCAG GCATACTATATCAGCACAGCGAGAGAGCTAGCCAGAATGGTTCCTATTCAGCAAGCTCCGATTCTTCATCACTTTTCTGAATCAATAGCTGGAGCAACAGTAATTCGGAGCTTTAACCAGGAGAGCCGATTTTGGAAGACAAATGTAGATCTTATTGACAACTACTCTCACGTTGCATTTTACAACGCTGGTACAATGGAATGGCTCTGCGTCCGGATCAACTTTCTCTTCAACCTCGTCTTTTTTCTCCTCCTCGTTATTTTAGTCAGCCTTCCACGATCAGCCATTGACCCAA GCTTGGCTGGACTAGCAGCTACATATGGTTTGAATTTAAACGTGCTACAAGCATGGGTGATATGGAACCTCTGTAATGTAGAAAACAAAATGATATCCGTAGAGAGGATCCTTCAGTTCACTGGCATACAAAGTGAAGCTCCTCTGGTCATTGAAGATCACAGACCAGAGATGGATTGGCCTCGTGATGGAGAGATCAACGTTGAGAATCTCCATGTGCAGTACCACCCCGATCTTCCTAAAGTTCTCAAGGGAGTCAGCTGCACCTTCCCAGgtaaaaagaaaattggtgtTGTGGGAAGAACCGGAAGTGGCAAGTCGACTCTGATCCAAGCACTCTTCAGAGTGGTCGAACCTTCACAGGGACGTATTCTGATAGATGGAGTCGACATTTCAAAGTTAGGACTACAAGATCTGAGATCGAGATTGAGTATAATTCCACAAGACCCGACTTTGTTTCAAGGAACGTTGAGGATGAATCTTGATCCTCTGGAAGAGCACACGGACCACGAGATATGGGAG GTTATACACAAATGTCACCTTGCTAAAAATGTCAAGCAAGACGAAAGGCTTCTAGAAGCACCAG TTGCTGAAGATGGAGAAAACTGGAGTGTGGGACAAAGGCAGCTTGTATGCTTAGCTAGAGTGTTGCTGCAGAGGAGAAGAATACTAGTCCTGGATGAGGCCACAGCATCGGTAGATACAGCAACGGATAATTTAATGCAGAAGACAATAAGAGAAGAGACAAATGGATGCACCGTTATAACTGTGGCCCACCGGATTCCCACGGTAGTGGACAACGACCTCGTTTTGGTTCTTGGTGAAG GTAAGGTAGTGGAGTACAACTCTCCTTCGGAGTTATTAGGCGATAGCAGCTCGGCCTTCTCGAGTTTGGTGATGGAGTTTCTACGAAGATCATCTATAACGGACAACTACCAATGA
- the LOC121794530 gene encoding glyceraldehyde-3-phosphate dehydrogenase, cytosolic-like, with amino-acid sequence MAKIKIGINGFGRIGRLVARVALQRDDVELVAINDPFITTEYMTYMFKYDSVHGRWKHSDVKVQDEKSLLFGEKSVRVFGCRNPEEIPWGETGAEYVVESTGVFTDKDKAAAHLKGGAKKVVISAPSKDAPMFVVGVNEKEYKPELDIVSNASCTTNCLAPLAKVINDRFGIVEGLMTTVHSITATQKTVDGPSSKDWRGGRAASFNIIPSSTGAAKAVGKVLPTLNGKLTGMSFRVPTVDVSVVDLTVRLEKEATYDEIKAAIKEESENKLKGILGYTDDDVVSTDFVGDSRSSIFDAKAGIALSKNFVKLVSWYDNEWGYSSRVIDLIVHMSSVA; translated from the exons ATGGCCAAGATTAAGATAGGAATCAATG GATTCGGTAGAATCGGCCGTTTGGTCGCGAGAGTAGCTCTCCAGAGGGACGATGTAGAGCTTGTCGCTATTAACGATCCATTTATCACCACCGAGTACATG ACATATATGTTCAAGTATGACAGTGTGCACGGCCGCTGGAAGCACAGCGATGTGAAGGTGCAAGACGAGAAGAGCCTTCTCTTCGGCGAGAAGTCGGTCAGAGTCTTCGGATGCAG GAACCCTGAGGAGATCCCATGGGGTGAAACTGGTGCCGAGTATGTCGTGGAGTCTACTGGAGTCTTCACTGACAAGGACAAGGCTGCTGCTCACTTGAAG GGTGGTGCCAAGAAGGTTGTTATCTCCGCCCCTAGCAAAGATGCCCCAATGTTTGTTGTGGGTGTCAACGAGAAGGAATACAAACCCGAGTTGGACATTGTTTCCAATGCCAGTTGCACTACCAATTGCCTTGCTCCATTGGCCAAGGTTATCAACGATAGGTTTGGCATTGTGGAGGGGCTTATGACCACCGTCCACTCCATCACTG CTACCCAAAAGACTGTTGATGGTCCATCAAGCAAGGACTGGAGAGGTGGAAGAGCTGCCTCATTCAACATCATCCCCAGCAGCACTGGAGCTGCCAAG GCTGTTGGTAAAGTGCTTCCAACTCTTAACGGAAAGTTGACTGGCATGTCCTTCCGAGTCCCCACCGTTGATGTCTCAGTTGTTGACCTCACTGTCAGGCTAGAGAAAGAGGCCACTTATGATGAGATCAAGGCTGCCATCAA GGAGGAGTCAGAGAACAAGCTCAAGGGCATCTTGGGATACACAGATGATGATGTGGTGTCCACTGATTTCGTTGGTGACAGCAGATCAAGCATATTTGATGCCAAGGCTGGAATTGCATTGAGCAAGAACTTTGTGAAGCTTGTCTCGTGGTATGACAATGAATGGGGATACAG CTCAAGAGTGATCGATCTGATTGTTCACATGTCATCTGTTGCATGA